The following are encoded in a window of Vigna unguiculata cultivar IT97K-499-35 chromosome 8, ASM411807v1, whole genome shotgun sequence genomic DNA:
- the LOC114194088 gene encoding cucumisin-like produces the protein MISLRLSLLLTLIFSLIINQTYSEKDRKTYIVYMGDHPKGMDSTSLPSLHMTMAQKVLGSDFEPKAILHSYKKSFNGFVIKLTQEEAGRMAEMDSVVSVFPNKKSHPHTTRSWDFIGLSQKILRTSFESDIIVGVIDTGVWPESKSFSDEGFGPPPTKWKGSCHNFTCNNKIIGAKYINIEGDYGKDDIISPRDAQGHGSHTASTIAGNLVKSASLLGFASGTARGGVPSARIAIYKTCWLKIGCPAAETLAAFDEAIADGVDIISISTGYNNIEIHPYFQSAYDIGSFHAMKRGILTSNSANNLGPRFSSMTTYPPWILSVAASTIDRKFLTKVQLGNGIVLEGVTINTFDLKNKMFPLIYAGDVPNTADGYNSSESRFCSDGTVDKHLVKGKIVLCDRITSPSDVGVLSGAAGILVGATDPKDGPTTYALPAAFISLRNFNLVHSYMISSRNSTATIFRSDEDNDSQTPFVVSFSSRGPNPITPNTLKPDLAAPGVNILAAWSPLYPISTFKGDKRAVQYNIESGTSMACPHAAASAAYVKSFHPNWSPAMIKSALMTTATPMSPTLNPEAEFAYGAGQVNPIKAVNPGLVYDIGEADYVKFLCGEGYTDKMLRILTTDHSRCSKHAKKEAVYDLNLPSFALYVNVSSFSRVYHRTVTNVGSERSRYRAKVVSPSLLDIQVKPNVLSFTSIGQKKSFSVIIEGSVNADILSASLVWDDGTFQVRTPIVVYTDRKVISLSA, from the exons ATGATTTCTTTAAGGCTTAGCCTTCTTTTAACACTCATCTTCAGTCTGATAATTAATCAGACATATTCCGAGAAAGATAGAAAG ACTTACATTGTCTACATGGGTGACCACCCTAAGGGCATGGACTCCACATCCTTACCTTCTCTTCATATGACCATGGCACAAAAAGTTCTTGGCAG CGACTTTGAACCAAAAGCTATACTTCATAGTTACAAGAAAAGCTTTAATGGATTTGTTATCAAGTTAACGCAAGAGGAAGCGGGAAGAATGGCAG AAATGGACAGTGTTGTCTCTGTTTTCCCAAACAAGAAGAGTCATCCGCACACAACTAGATCATGGGACTTCATAGGCCTTTCACAGAAAATCCTAAGAACAAGTTTTGAGAGTGACATAATTGTTGGAGTAATAGACACAGGAGTTTGGCCAGAGTCGAAGAGCTTCAGTGACGAAGGATTTGGTCCTCCACCAACCAAATGGAAGGGATCATGCCACAACTTTACTTGCAACAA CAAAATAATTGGAGCAAAGTATATCAACATTGAAGGTGACTATGGAAAAGACGATATCATATCTCCGAGAGATGCACAAGGCCACGGGTCACACACTGCATCAACAATTGCTGGAAATTTGGTTAAGTCTGCGAGTCTACTAGGCTTTGCCTCAGGAACAGCACGTGGAGGAGTTCCATCAGCACGCATTGCAATATACAAAACATGTTGGCTCAAAATAGGTTGTCCCGCAGCTGAAACCCTAGCAGCATTTGATGAAGCAATTGCTGATGGAGTTGATATAATCTCCATTTCAACCGGCTACAACAACATAGAGATACATCCCTATTTCCAAAGTGCGTATGATATAGGAAGTTTCCATGCAATGAAGAGAGGCATATTAACGTCAAATTCAGCCAATAATTTGGGTCCTCGATTTTCCTCTATGACCACTTACCCACCTTGGATACTCTCTGTAGCTGCTAGCACCATTGACAGAAAGTTCCTCACCAAAGTGCAATTGGGCAATGGCATAGTTCTTGAG GGGGTTACAATTAACACTTTTGatctaaaaaacaaaatgtttccACTGATATACGCCGGAGATGTACCAAATACTGCGGACGGATACAATAGTTCCGAATCCAG GTTTTGCTCCGACGGCACTGTGGATAAACATTTAGTAAAAGGAAAGATCGTTCTGTGTGACAGAATTACGTCTCCTAGCGATGTGGGGGTTTTGTCTGGGGCTGCTGGGATTCTTGTTGGAGCCACTGATCCAAAAGATGGGCCAACAACATATGCACTACCCGCAGCTTTCATTAGTCTAAGGAACTTTAACCTCGTACATTCTTACATGATTTCATCGAG AAATTCAACTGCTACAATATTCAGGAGTGACGAAGACAATGACTCACAAACCCCTTTCGTAGTTTCGTTTTCATCAAGAGGTCCAAATCCAATTACGCCAAACACTCTCAAG CCTGATCTTGCTGCTCCGGGCGTTAACATTCTAGCTGCATGGTCTCCACTGTATCCAATTTCAACATTTAAAGGTGACAAAAGAGCAGTGCAATACAACATAGAGTCTGGCACTTCAATGGCTTGCCCTCATGCAGCTGCATCTGCTGCATATGTCAAATCTTTTCACCCCAATTGGTCCCCTGCTATGATCAAGTCTGCATTAATGACCACAG CTACACCAATGAGTCCTACTCTTAATCCTGAAGCTGAATTTGCATATGGTGCGGGACAAGTTAATCCTATTAAAGCAGTAAATCCTGGTTTAGTGTACGATATTGGTGAAGCAGATTATGTGAAGTTCTTGTGTGGAGAGGGTTATACAGATAAAATGCTTCGAATACTCACTACAGATCATAGCAGATGTAGTAAACATGCCAAGAAAGAAGCTGTGTATGACCTCAATCTCCCATCATTTGCTCTGTACGTAAATGTCTCATCTTTCAGTCGTGTTTATCATAGAACGGTTACAAATGTGGGATCAGAAAGGTCTCGTTACAGAGCCAAAGTGGTATCACCATCTTTGCTGGATATTCAGGTGAAACCAAATGTTCTATCCTTCACATCAATTGGACAGAAGAAGTCATTCTCAGTGATAATTGAAGGGAGTGTTAATGCAGATATACTCTCTGCCTCTCTGGTTTGGGATGATGGCACTTTTCAAGTTAGAACACCAATTGTAGTATATACTGATCGAAAAGTTATTTCATTGTCTGCATAA